tatgttgcggatacctttattgcagaaaaacattgtagagtatgctaaaatataggacgacgatcctatatcgatatcaatatctatttcgcgtccctataaaatattttaaaacaatgcaattatctaggtgggtattatttagtgatcgatggtattatactattgttgcaaatatttggtcgaaaacatgttttttatatgaacttgttagttatacgtgtgatggtcgattctctcgatggcatgggaattattaagaaaaacactcatgtataatgattagataactcacaaaacaacgaattttaagtaggtatactgtctaatatataataaaacgtaattgcgttaacgtttaactaatatttaataaaacgtacttgcggtaacgtataacacacttgttgcgtaaaggccgctctaacagtatatttaaacaacacagcgtttgtgtttgccgcactcgcagaacgccggaaaaacacgcccagcgtgttcggccgcatccttgtaggtacatttattttaacacgcctagcgtgttcgagccgcacacgcgttacgtagttttcaaacacaaacgttgtgttttcagcagccaacgtgttaaagaaatcataaatcatatttaatatttcatgtcTCAATAAAGATcaagagaaaataaaatatgaatgaaaaaCAATGTAATGCTTTTTTAAAAGCCAAATTGCTTCAcgtttttatgttatttctattatcgtatttattaaaaatgcaagTATTTAAGCTGATCTCATATCTGTCAAAACAGCCCCTGTAGTTCTTTAGATACAGTAAGCGCGTGGTTAAACTTGGTAAGACTGAAATAAGTCACGAGTCGTTACAGAGATacctttagtttttaaaaattcaatggtGCCTGCCATTATACTTGGTACATGCACGAACATCTCCGAGAGCTAACTTCAAGCTGGCAAAGTAAGATCGCActatttaagtacttaaatatgCTGAAGACATTCTCGTTATGCACAGAGCTTTATGCGAGTAATAGATAGATGTGAAATCAGCTTACAAACGTGACAACtctagaaaaaatatttaacagatatttttaaattatataaataaaaatgcatgaCAAGTTACAAATATAGCGAAAGGTCACactaacgtttttttttgtttttaattttagtccaGTAGCAAACCTTAGGTTCAATTATCGTCTCGAATAGCAGCGACAATGTGATTGCAATGCTATCCATCTTATTTGCTGACACTATTTCACTATTTGCTAAAATATGCAATTTGAACGAGAGTACCATCGATTTTGCAAATAGCAACAATTATTGCGATAATTGGCACGTGATAATCACGATTGACATTATGATGAGTGGATGCAGTAAAAGCGTTAATCGCAATTCTTTAGACTGGATGAAACTTTCGCTAGTAGTTTTGTTTCTTCAACACAAATTTGTCTGTCCGTAGCTTTTAGATgaatggaccgattttaatgcaGTATGTACGTTTTACTTCCCCAGAAATTCTACCCAGAAGTTTTATAAGCTGCAGTAGTTTACAATGAGCAATTGAGAGACGGTTACATTAACATAGATAAATATTGCAGCGACCGTCGCGTCTCGTAGCGTTGTCTTGACTCTCGGAAGATTACCTTACAGATTAAGAAATGTTTGATGTTGAGCAAAGAACTTGCAACTTTCGCTACGTTGTGAGCTAGTGTGATCATACGCATAAAtctgtataataaaattactttttcccGCCCAAGGACTCGAAGAAGTTCACAAATTTATTAACACCGATATTCTTGGGTAAGTCATCCTCAGGAGGATCATTTGCCCTTATTACATCCTTAGGGTTTATGTTGGTATTCTGCGCCATCTTAATTTCGTTAGAGGGCCGCGGTTTCTTGTCGAAATTACCGTTAAATTTATGTTCCTCACCGCCATTTTGGTTATTCGAGAACTTCTCCTGCAACTTGACGATATTCACTAACTTACCCGGATGGTCTTCGATGACGGTATGCCCTGTGATGATAACATCGGGTTTTACTGGGTTGTCGACCACAAATACTGTTTCATTCTTTATGTTTTCCTGAACCTGCGCTGAATGATCATTAATCTGTGACAAGTTATCGTTAACCTGCACTAGGTTATCGGGTATTTGAGCTAAGTTATCCTGAACAAGATCGAAGTTTTGTTCGAGGTTTCCTTTCAAATCGTTGAACGATTCTTGATAGTGCTGCCCAGCACTGTCTTGTACATCAACTATAACTTGAGTGCTGGTGTTCTCTTCACCCTTTTCGTTGACAACTGTTGTGACAGTTGTGATGATTGTCTCTTCAACAATAACCGGTGACGTAGCTACGATGACTGGTTCATTTATCTGCGAAATTGGTTCGACTATCGACGGAACTGGTTCACTTTTTGGTGAAACATCATCATTAGTTATCTGATGATCCCATATTTTGAAGTATTTGCTGTATAAGTTATCCCAGAATTCCATTTTTTCCTTGTCAGGGCTGTCGTCCATGGACAGTTCATTGCTAATGttcaaataatttagtttatctTTGGTTGCCGGCAACCAGGTTACGGTTAGGTAGTGGTTCTCGTCGGGCGTTGGGTTTCTGTAAATAAAAGATAACTAAACTATAGCATTGTTTAAATCTCTGCCTTTGAGCACCATGGGGTAACTATTTCTAACTGTTTTAATGATTATAAACCAGAGATTTTAtctttcatcatcacatcaacccattacaggcttACTACAGATCACGGaatctcctctcacaatgagaagaatTTTGTTTTATCTCTACCTAATGTCAATTTATATTATGCTAATTTGACATACGCGTTACTTTTAGCTGACACTGTCCAGACATACATTATTCGATCGAGCTAATAAGGTAATTGACATGACAATTAATAATGAATCTACAGGCAAACCcagattaaatatttatttcattttcctCTCTTATCAGTTTGTTTAAGTGTACAAACGCACGCAAAAGcggttaattaaaaataaatcaactcGTAACGAAAACAGGAAGTCACTTCGTCATTTTTGATTGATGAGTAATAAAGCGGATGGGTCAAAGGAAAACAATTAGAAACAAGTGCTTCGTCCCCTTAACGATGGGATGGGTTTAGTGGGTAAATAGTAGTAGCCTAGTCTACTCCTTAGAAACTTACCTGTAGAAGTCCCTCCAAATTTGGTATAGCCATTCCAAGGTAAACAAAAAGCCAgacaaagaattaaaaatgtgtatttaGACTAGGCTATCGTACCGGAGTAAATTTCCGGTAAGGTTAGGTTTGACCAGCCCAGTCTAGGTATGTGTTAAGTACTCTTTAGATAAAATGGCATCAAAAATTGGGCCGTCCCCCCAAATCTGATACAGCAGTTTACTTGTAATGTTGCAGGATTTCTTTACTTCGacaaattcattttttattccaacTACCCTTCCCGAACTTTCaagttttaatatgaataaaaaaactcaCCCAGTCTTAGCGAAGTTTGTCCACAGTCTCAGCATCCTCTCCCTAGTCTTAACATCCTGAGGAGTCGGCTCAACATCCTTTATAGGTTCGGCTTTGAACAGATATCCCAGTTCATCCAAGTGCCCCGCGTAATTCAAGGACACACTCTTCATGATGTCCTTAGAAAGATTTAACTCTCCCACATAGCCAaatttgtagtagtatattgGTTTATTCGTCACATTCAGTAAGTACTGTACGTATCTGTGTGTCCCAATGTTTATTAGAAAATCAGacaataacttatatttatCAACGGTAGGATCACTTTTAAAGTAcaagtttttaatttcatcGGCTATTGCCAAAGATTCTGGTGTGCCTCTCTCAATGTGTAACTCATACGGAATGCATGTTTGCAAATCATCGCTTTTATCAAAAGTAAATTCGAGGGTGTTCGAGCCGATCATAACAGGTATGTCAGCCACTCGACCGGATGTCAACACGCTTATCAAGGCTTCGGGTAAGAAAGCTTCGACACCGGCGAATTCCTTCTCAACTACCGGTGTAAAGAAACTTTTGCCGGATTCGTAAAAAGCTTCCAAAGGCTTCATTTTTTCTGTCGCCTCAACGATGTCTTTTACTGGAGTGGTAGACAAATACTCCAGTATTTCGTTTAAGTCCGTAGATTCGCATCCCAATTCGCTAGCTAAAACCTTTGCGTTCTCCACTGGATTATGTTGCATTCCCCAACTATTTAATCCTGTTCCTGATTGCATAATCGCTTTACTAATCAAATCTTTAGACATAGGACTAGCTGTTAAAAATGAGACAGCAACACCGCCGGCGCTCTCCCCAAAAATGGTCAAATTTCCTGAGTTACCGCCGAAACTTTTGATATTCTGTTTGACCCATCGAAGAGCTTGGACCACGTCCTTCATACCGGCATTTCCTGGGACTTCAGGGGTATTGAGACTTAGGAAACCTAACGCTCCACATCTGTAGTTAATAGTGACTATGACTACGTCTTTCTCGACTAAATAATCTCCACCGTAAAAATAGGAACTTCCTGAACCAAAGCGGAAACCCCCTCCGTGGACGTAGACCATGACTGGAAGGAATTCCCCGTCGAGACTTGGGGTGTAAACATTGAGGAACAGACAGTTTTCGTCGCCGACGTATTGGTTCTTGGAAAAGAAATCAATTTGTGCTGAACTGTTACCTTCTGTGGTCGCATCGCGTAAGCCTTCCCATGGCTCTGGGGGTTGGGGAGcctggaattaaaaaaagatgggttaagtttaagtttatgtTAACTTAAGTTAAAGTGGTAGGTAATAAAACATGAGGAACATGAAATTTAAACAGAATTACTGTACAAGGTTCACGAAAACGAAAGTCATGATCTTAATGCAACGGAATTCTACATAGATACCTAAAGtttatcttaaaattattcatcaaagatagataaataatatgatggagcagttaaaaaaaacaactcttaACACATGAGTGTGTGAAAAGAGAGATAGCAGTTAATCTGAACCGAGTGATAACATCTTGCGATAACAGATAAGAGCATCTCAGCTACGGTTGCTcttatataatatctttattgtgCAATTTTCATACTAAAAATACATAGAAACACCATTAAAGGCTTATGACTTATGCCAGGGTTTTTACGAACTATCTGTTGCTTATGATAGTTTTTGGTGTGCTTTGGCTTCAAATTGTATGTTTGATCCGGAATTGGAATGTTTTGGAAAgagatttattttgatttacttATTCTACAATTAACACCAATCTCAATTTGCTGTAAATCGTGGATAGCCAGACAAATCTGCACGTTGCAACTAATAATGTTATTCACCATACGACCCATATCTTTCTTAAGCACGTTTCACTCCTACTTAAGACCAAAGCATTCCCAGGAGATGGCTCATGAGAGCAGACTTTGGACTGGGTGGACATTAAACTAGACTAGACGATATTAAATGACCCTTAGGGCCTTAGCTCAAAGCCGTAGCGTGTGAGAAAATAGCCACAAATGACATGATGgtctttattaatatatatatattttaatatatatggacaagtgcttgactgcattcacacctgatggtaagtgataaagcgcacttgcctagaagatgcctattcactcttgatttgaaggtacccagattataggtatcggggaagacggacgatgggagggcattccaggcctttgcggtgcggatcagaaaagaagaagcaaaacgctttgtACGTGTtaatggtatttcaacaacgtaacggtgcagatcaGTTTTAATGCTTCGCCTATATGCTTATTCAATGCTATGCCTAgcgtcggaatagttatgcagtgtttggATTCACTACCACCATGTTTTTTCTGCGTCTTagcagaattgttgcaatgttgtgttccggtctgaaggacgtggttgccgggtGCAATTGCAGGCTTAACacccagtggtgtgcatagagggtatgcacagggtatgcagatgatataaaatgagttatattaatccagtacgagttataaaaatttaaaggtaggctttttactcttacaatgcctattcttaagtattttatatatcgtactggagattttattatccctgattttaatgattataagtgtcaatgtaagtttgtttgttacgctttaaatcaaaaactacttaaccgatccttgtgaaactttgaacacatattcttgaaagtgttagaagtaatataggttactttttatcccgacattaagctcggttcctttgggagaggggatgaaagtgtttgacgattttacaccataactccgacaaattataaccgatttaaataattacttttgtactatagaggttatactatgtgtttatttttgcccaaactttgtgaagatctgatgaatgtggttggagaatagaggacagaactcctcagcggacagcaacaaacccctcatttaatatttatttttttatgaatgccgcataaaaaaataaaatcaaacgcagacgaagtttcgggcaacagctagttttatataatctgcataccctctatgcacgccactgttaacacctatgccttagGTCGATGGGCACAggacggcacgttgcaggacgtgttcttttCAAAATGTTGCTTAGTTATAGGCGTTAGTTTTTCAACTTATCATGAGGTGGGCCGTCCTCTTGgtagtcaattattattataaaaaaaaaagaaaaaatcttcGGCATCATTCAGAGTGTATAGCATAAATGTTCCACCGTTATGCTACGTTTATCTATAAAGCCATTTATGTACAGACGTGAATGTCCATCGATGGAGACGATGGCGATGTTAAGAAATCATGAAAAATGAACTTACTCTAAACCTCAATGAGCCGATAGGTGGTTTCGCGTACGGAATGCCCTGGAAGCTGTAGAAGGCTTTCCCGCTGGGTGAGTGAACGAGTTTCCCCTGAAGTTGACCCTGTTCCACCGTCGTGATCGGGGAGTCTACCATTCTGCCGCCGCTGGAAAAGAATAGAATCATTTGTGACGTGATAGTGGAAATACTAAATATCGTGAACTCAAAGAATGATTTCAGGTCTGATTTAAACCAACAACTTAACAAACGTGCATTCGTAACTGGCGGACATGGGCCGACAAAGAATGATGATTTATCCGATCATATTTTGAGAGATTAGTTTATTATCCGATctaggaatcgaacctacgatCTGCCGGTAGTCGACAAAGGTAgactaggtaggtaggtattaatttatttgaataaaaactttcatttaaTTGCACGTTTTTCCTTAAGCAATCGATTGGAATTCTCGAATGGTTATTGTTCATAGTTGACGTAAtcactatttatttttcaagatgataaataaaacctattaatgtatattatatattttactgtaaTCCATTCTCATAActaattcattaataaaaacaaaaaaaatatatattattttagatgAAAACAGTCAAGTTGTTTAAAGGATTTTCTGTAGTAGTTAGGCTACACCCTTCCGTAACACGGAGTCACAAGCAAACTTTGCAGGATAGGCTGCGCGTGTATACATGTATGGAGTTCACGCCACTGGCCATCGGTATGTGATGCAAAACGGTCCAGTCCGTTATTCTAGTTAAGTAAACTCGCCACTGTTTGTACAGCtcattgttaaaatattcaCGGGCAATGTCCATTAGTTTTGTGGCTGCGCAGTCAACAGCTTTATCTTAAATTACCTAGTACACTCAAGACgttatcacaaaaatatttcttcGCCTAATCACTATTAATGAGGGGGTACTCTAGGCGAAAAAAAGAGTAAACAGTATAGTAGTTAGGGTTTCTGCTTCAtattcgattcccagcacgcacctcaaattTTCAGAGTtctcatcaatagcctataacagtccactgctggagtaaaaaggcctctcccaacgggttTGCCAACACGTTCGGCAGACTGGGTGTTGATCCTAGTAGAAGACGATCTCCGTTATTTTCGCTTATGTATACGCCTCTTACTACAGCTGCGGCAAGAGCAGGGGTAgagacaactgtattccgatctgccgtcaccacacggcacagagttattttattttttccattaaatattactagctgtaaTGGTAAAGATAATATCATGACGAAACCTGCTCGAAGACGAAGCCTCTGCATTCTCCAATTCGTGCGTAATCTAAACAattttcattctaagaggagacccgtaccctgtagtgggccggaaaaaAGTTAATGAAGACATTGAGCGGGTTTGTCTGGTTTTGTTAATAACTACTTATTAATACGATTATTACCTATCACATGTTAGTTAAACTTGtaagtttatttacatatttcgtagcaaaataagttatttaaaacgGACCTCCCACCAGGTCCAATGCGTCAGAGAAGTCGACGGTTGTGATCACATACACGGGATTGGACAGAGCTAACTTTCAATGACAGAGCTGGTATGGGGGATATAAATCTCGAATACCAGCCCTGACAAAGACAGAAAAGTAAAAACCAAACGAATTTAAGTTACGATCCGGCATGTGGGCTCGACCCACGGTACATAAAGTGTTAGCCAACATAATAATTGGGCTTTTCATTTGAAAACATGGCATTTATAAGCAAAATATAGGAGATATGAAAACTATATtgatactacagaaaagagctgtgcgttCGATATATAAAGTTGGACCATGCGAATCGCTACGCGAAAAAAGTGCCAAAGAAATATGTATACTAACAGTAgcatcacaatatatttataataatataatctttattacacaaaacattagtaattataaacaaagagtcgatataaacaatcgtCTAACTAGAAATGGACGTAAATTAGTGATATTTGCATATCGTTCAAGAAAAGTACAGAACGAAGTACCTTTGTGGGGATAGGTATATGCTTTATAACAAACATGATAGCGTagagatctacctttacctaagtttaaacattataataaaacacatttaatcaatcgtggttactacacgattgatgagttccttaacgacaaggctgcttggaagctaACCACTCCActctctcacaagacagaaatTCTAAAtcagaaaagagcaatctgctgagtttcttaccggctcttctcagtggaatctaccttccgaaccgttggtagagtcactacaaacagaattgATGACTTGATGACTTTAGAAGATCAGAAAATCTATTCTTGTAGCCAGGGCATTCCGTGGTCGGACGTCctctttcttttattccacaagttagcttttgactgcaatctcacctgcagtctaagatggtaacgggctgaaCTGttagaagtatggcagttttaaacacctaatctgtttctacgcgacatcataccggaacgctgaatcacaccagatcagagaaaattcaggaccCCCCCATTTTAAACCGCAGTGCTTCAGACCCGGAGTTCACCAAAAAGTTTTCTAAAGAGATTTAATAATATGTGACAAAAGTAGACTTCTTTACTGGTCAAGCGAAGTAATTTATACTTATGAGTAGAAATGACAAAACATTAGGCGTTAGACAATAAATAACACGTCTAATGTGTTGTAAAACGTAATCGTAAGATAACAGTCCATCGAATATTTTAGATAAGTAACATATTCCTACTGAGATTATATTAATAGGCTCGTTTAATTCTAAACTGACGAATGACATAGATGTGGTATGAATTAGAAATTTGAAAAACCATTCTCAATGAatgatgttattttataaaagaaaccaAGCGTGAGGTCAAAGTTGGAGCGCGATTGCCTAGAAAATTCTACTTTTCACTCTTGCCTGGTGACTTTTGCAGCGATTTAGTACCGATACAAACGCGAAATTGGACCAGATGGTAAGTAAGTGATTATACAGATTACAGACTAGTTGGCGGGGTACCAAGGCGTTGGGAGTGGGAACCTCGCACCGAAAACGGGACCGTCTTCGTACGGGAAGACGAACATTGACTACGGTGACTTTTTTCAGCGATACAAACGTTAATTAGGGCCAGTTGATGACGCAGACCATCTCTGGATGGGTTGAACTGTaaactttatagtttttttttttaattatgtatataaatatactacgacaatacacacatcgccatctagccctaaagtaagcgtagcttgtgttatgagtactaacacgacagaattaatatttttataaataatatacgtaaagaatataaagataaatacccagacactgaaaaacattcatgttcataaatcaatcattttccagttgtgggaatcgaaaccaaagccttggactcagaaagctgggtcgcagccaactgcgccaatcggccgtcatttaaCAAATACTCCTAATCAGATTCTACGCGGCTATTGCTATACGGCTACTCTTTGTTAGGTAGCCACGGTCGAaacctccaaccagaccagtaGCCTGAATAGAATATTAGGTCGCTAAAAATCGGAGTCGTTTTCGTATATCAAGCTCtgtaccgtcaaagtaaaatggatgtTATGACTATTGTTTTAAAGTcgcaaatatataatttttttgacgaCCACCATTGCGCCAGAGAGCGCAGAACGCAGTGGGAAGCGCTGTgcatttaagtaggaggtcccgtaTTCGTttcttatttctgaattttctctggtctgctctggtgggaggcttcggccgtggctagttaccatcctaccgacaaagacgtgccgctatgcgatttagtgttccagtgcgatgtcgtgtggaaaccgattagggggtatgggTATtgggcccgctaccatcttagactgcatcatcacttaccaccaggtgagatacaCGGGCTAtcatgtagtgaaataaaaaaaaaaaaagctttaatacATTCcaaataagatcaattttactccAGCGATTGCAagctagcaaatcttgtactggGGCTTAATACAGACCAGAGAGAATCCAGAACTTATCAATTTCcatcgaggtggacagacgacatcaaacgagtcactgggtgccgctggatacaagcggcccaggaccgtggaattTGTCTACCattggacgtcaatcggttgaagttatAACGACgctaataaatttccaaattgccccctCCGGGGactgaacccgggacctcccacttaaaaaccACTGCGCCGGGGAGGTCGCCAAAACAATACGCAACACACTTACCCTTTTGTATCGAGAGGTATAACACTACACACGCCGAGCTCACAATCAACACTGAACCCGCATCACGAGCCGATATTGATAAGATTACGCCGTGGCGCAACATCCATTTATCACTTAACTTATTTTAGGCTACTTTTTTTGTAACTCctctcaacttttttttttattccacttaaaatgatgcagtctaagatgctagcgggctaacctgttagggggagtatggtagtcatatttccaatcggtttccacgcgacatcgcaccgtaacactaaatcgcttaacggcacgtctttgtcggttagTAGGCATAGCTAAAGCCCACCAGTCccgaccggaccagagaaaactcagaaattataaataacctaaCTGGGCCTGCTGGTAATCGAAACTGGGACCTCCTAATTatattcacagcactcaccaaatattaaacaaatgtttCGGCTATACGAACACGTAGCTAAGTCGGTGTATACCCGACACAATCACGGATGAGTACAACCGAATTATttctaaatgtaaataatttacgcAGCCTACAGCAAGGTAAGGTAAGGGCAGGTGACATTTATAAAAagggaaaggacaaaattgtGTCTTCTCCCAAAACCTTATCAACTGTATAGCGTCATCCATACTTCTAGCGAAATGgtgaataacataaaaaaattagttcGATATCCCAATAAGCTAGTTTTGTCAAAACGTTGTACAAGTAAATTTATGAAAAGTGCGTATGGCAATGTCTGTCAAAGTTTGTGACAAGTTGCCTACAGAATTTGAAAATCTgacttaaaaaatgtttaagagTAAGCTCATTAAATGTTATTAcgatttataattgttttaattcatATTTCTCTGACACaatcattgttatttaatttgtgaTTTACCaattcttttaattataatacgtTTCCATTTAATATGCGATTTGCTGCACACCATTAATTTAGTTGTGTTAtggtatatttaagaaatattgtaatatccgttttgtacaaacaaaactacctggcaaataaatgattatttattattatatccctCCAGATATTGACGAACGTGAGGACAATTAGTAAACAATTTCCAAATCATAGACGGGGGCAAACTCCTCCTTCTCGTCTTTGGCAGAcgcgttaattttatcccttgtcaggggaatTATATCAGGGGGATAAAATTTCTAACTCCTGCTTATAACATCAGTCCTCTCGCGTATGAGAGAGCAGTTCTATGTCTAGAGGTGGAACCAGAAAAATAACAATGACATCTAAATCTGCCATGAGATCATACCCGGGatatataaatacgaaagcCTATAACCGTCTTCAATAAAAAGGATATCTTAACACTCAATCAAATACAAATGTGACTGGTATTTCCATAGATAAGCGCATACAAACATACAACTAATCAgctttaatatataataggtatatcgTTCTAGCGGTTGCCTGTAACTTCATCTCCGTACACCTCctgataagtaaattaaataggtaataaGGATATAAAATAGCGGTACGACGATAGGTCAATCGAGCGGAGCATCAATCCAAAAACGTAGCAAAAACGGGGAAAAATGAATGGGTTTCTGCTGCTTATGTAAACAgttaaaataacctaaaaatcaTGTATGATGGAATTATATGGCAACcctttaaagattaaaaaaacaatattaatttggaCAATTTGGGTTCTaagatgcaaaaaaaatattaattatagcaTGAATTGTAGCGTGTGTGATGTAAGATCAGTGTACATAAAAAAGCagcgtaattttaaatatttaagcattataagttaaaaaaaaaaaaaaaagatcttgcATAGCAAAACTTGACATCATCTTAATAGGTTTTTCACCCGCGATAACACCTGTCGTAGGTGGAACTAAGTGTATACCGGAATTCTATCATTTCCTTGAA
This is a stretch of genomic DNA from Pararge aegeria chromosome 12, ilParAegt1.1, whole genome shotgun sequence. It encodes these proteins:
- the LOC120628340 gene encoding esterase E4-like isoform X1 is translated as MITAVNEFLDDLRGGRMVDSPITTVEQGQLQGKLVHSPSGKAFYSFQGIPYAKPPIGSLRFRAPQPPEPWEGLRDATTEGNSSAQIDFFSKNQYVGDENCLFLNVYTPSLDGEFLPVMVYVHGGGFRFGSGSSYFYGGDYLVEKDVVIVTINYRCGALGFLSLNTPEVPGNAGMKDVVQALRWVKQNIKSFGGNSGNLTIFGESAGGVAVSFLTASPMSKDLISKAIMQSGTGLNSWGMQHNPVENAKVLASELGCESTDLNEILEYLSTTPVKDIVEATEKMKPLEAFYESGKSFFTPVVEKEFAGVEAFLPEALISVLTSGRVADIPVMIGSNTLEFTFDKSDDLQTCIPYELHIERGTPESLAIADEIKNLYFKSDPTVDKYKLLSDFLINIGTHRYVQYLLNVTNKPIYYYKFGYVGELNLSKDIMKSVSLNYAGHLDELGYLFKAEPIKDVEPTPQDVKTRERMLRLWTNFAKTGNPTPDENHYLTVTWLPATKDKLNYLNISNELSMDDSPDKEKMEFWDNLYSKYFKIWDHQITNDDVSPKSEPVPSIVEPISQINEPVIVATSPVIVEETIITTVTTVVNEKGEENTSTQVIVDVQDSAGQHYQESFNDLKGNLEQNFDLVQDNLAQIPDNLVQVNDNLSQINDHSAQVQENIKNETVFVVDNPVKPDVIITGHTVIEDHPGKLVNIVKLQEKFSNNQNGGEEHKFNGNFDKKPRPSNEIKMAQNTNINPKDVIRANDPPEDDLPKNIGVNKFVNFFESLGGKK
- the LOC120628340 gene encoding esterase E4-like isoform X2, yielding MVDSPITTVEQGQLQGKLVHSPSGKAFYSFQGIPYAKPPIGSLRFRAPQPPEPWEGLRDATTEGNSSAQIDFFSKNQYVGDENCLFLNVYTPSLDGEFLPVMVYVHGGGFRFGSGSSYFYGGDYLVEKDVVIVTINYRCGALGFLSLNTPEVPGNAGMKDVVQALRWVKQNIKSFGGNSGNLTIFGESAGGVAVSFLTASPMSKDLISKAIMQSGTGLNSWGMQHNPVENAKVLASELGCESTDLNEILEYLSTTPVKDIVEATEKMKPLEAFYESGKSFFTPVVEKEFAGVEAFLPEALISVLTSGRVADIPVMIGSNTLEFTFDKSDDLQTCIPYELHIERGTPESLAIADEIKNLYFKSDPTVDKYKLLSDFLINIGTHRYVQYLLNVTNKPIYYYKFGYVGELNLSKDIMKSVSLNYAGHLDELGYLFKAEPIKDVEPTPQDVKTRERMLRLWTNFAKTGNPTPDENHYLTVTWLPATKDKLNYLNISNELSMDDSPDKEKMEFWDNLYSKYFKIWDHQITNDDVSPKSEPVPSIVEPISQINEPVIVATSPVIVEETIITTVTTVVNEKGEENTSTQVIVDVQDSAGQHYQESFNDLKGNLEQNFDLVQDNLAQIPDNLVQVNDNLSQINDHSAQVQENIKNETVFVVDNPVKPDVIITGHTVIEDHPGKLVNIVKLQEKFSNNQNGGEEHKFNGNFDKKPRPSNEIKMAQNTNINPKDVIRANDPPEDDLPKNIGVNKFVNFFESLGGKK